A segment of the Actinomycetes bacterium genome:
CGACGTTGCCCGGCTTCACGTCGAGGTGGACCAGCCCCCGGACCCGCAGGTGGTGCAGCGCGGAGGCCAGCTCCAGAGCCAGCGGCAGCAGCTGCTCCAGGGCCAGCGGACCGTGTCGCCGGACCAGGGTGGACAGTCGCGGGCCCTCGAGGTGCTCGAGCAGCATGTGCGGCCGCGGACCGTCGAGGACCGCCCCGAGGGAGCGGACGACGACCGGATGGCGCAGCTGCTCCAGCAGGGCGGCCTCGCGCGCCAGCCCACGGCGCGCCCCGACGTCCTCGGCCCGCGACGGCCGGAGGACCTTCGCCACGGCGGCGTAATGCAGCTCCTGGTCGAACACCAGGTAGGCCTCGTACGACGTGCCGCCGCCGAGCAGGGCGTGGACCGCCCGGCCGGGGACGAGCTCGTCCCCGGCCCGGAGGTTCCAGCTGTCGGTGCGGCTGGTGCTGATGGTGGTGACGGTGGTGACGGTCATCCGGGTCGTCACCCGCGGCCCGAGCTGGAGCCGGACCGGTCATCGTCCGAGCCGTCGTCGTCACCGCGGGTGTCGGAGCCGGAGGTGTCGACGTCGTTCGTCGGGCCGGAGGTGTCGACGTCGTTGGTCGGGCCGGACGTGTTCGCGTCGTTCGTCGGGCCGGACGTCACGGCGTCGTGCCCGGTGCGGGTTCGGGTCGACGGGTCGTCGGCACCGGGGGTCACCGAGTCGTCCTGCAGCGCGGGGGTGTCCTGCTGGACCACGCCGTCCTCCGGCGACGGGCTGTCGTCCGGGGAGGGCGTGTCGTCGGGCGAGGGGGTGTCGTCCACGGTGGTCAGGGCGGCCAGGCTGTCCTCCCGCTTGGCCGCCTGCTGGTCGTCGGGGCCGGTGGCCGCCTGCACGGTGACGAAGCCGCCCAGCCCAAGCAGGGCGGCGGCGAACGCGACAGCGGCACGGACCAGGGTGTTCATCGGGTCTCCTCACGTCGGGGTGTGTCTCCACGACGTTCGCGGCACCGGCCCTAACGCCGCCCCAACCCACGGTCACCGCTGGGCAAGCGTCGCCCCGCGCCCGTCAGTCGCCCGAGTCCCCGGAGCCGCCGGGACCGGAGCCGGACGAGTCCTCGTCGACGGAGAAGGTGGGCACGCCGCCCACGCAGCGCGCCCGCACCTCGACCTCTCCGTCGCCGTCGTCGACCCGCTCGAACTTCGTCTTCGCCTCGCGC
Coding sequences within it:
- a CDS encoding serine/threonine-protein kinase; this translates as MTVTTVTTISTSRTDSWNLRAGDELVPGRAVHALLGGGTSYEAYLVFDQELHYAAVAKVLRPSRAEDVGARRGLAREAALLEQLRHPVVVRSLGAVLDGPRPHMLLEHLEGPRLSTLVRRHGPLALEQLLPLALELASALHHLRVRGLVHLDVKPGNVVMGAPPRLIDLSVARTVEQAAALQHVVGTDGYLAPEQEHPWTGEVGPAADVHGLGATLVHAATGRPPTGGGLGGLPDGVPARLLGIVRSCLAPRPADRPTPAQVAEAVEPLIALLPRPVLAGFRPTPRR